From the genome of Hathewaya histolytica, one region includes:
- a CDS encoding putative ABC transporter permease subunit — protein sequence MNKVLVLTKILLKSGNGMDFASASTKKKRNKIGWLSKGKGALSYFILMILFIPFVFNLFKIAGDMYKVLKPINYESFVLSSGLSITSMLIFVFGIISSITIYYFSNDLESLISLPFKPWEIVISKFFSILIYMYIVALIAYTPSILAYGLNEGITITYIIYSIIVFIFLPIIPLTIGGIIAIVIMSFTSVVKNKDRFRMVSGMITFIIVMAININMQSFENLSSGNRSIQSLVNNKGNSIFSIVNKVIPTNMFAIKSLTFSSKLLGFLNIILFISVSILAIYIFLGIAQRLYFKGPIGSGETSGKRKVLTSKEFAKNTLRRTSYHSYLLKEIRLIFRNPTYFMNCVLMNFIFPLFFIIPILANGEGFKYLKQARGILKVGSPHLSLVLAISLAWSFVICTMGPVAVTSISREGKEIILSKFIPVDYSIQLFAKLSSGILINLVGCVISLVMFIVIFMPNIKIILSTCLIMFLGVVFANLIGILIDILHPKLIWDNEQKAVKQNMNVLIYMLVMFLIASIPIFMVFMLSLSYCKAVLVFTIPVIILDILLWMGVKKIGNNKISKLEL from the coding sequence ATGAATAAGGTTTTAGTGCTAACCAAGATACTTCTAAAAAGTGGTAATGGTATGGATTTTGCTTCTGCTTCAACTAAGAAAAAAAGAAATAAGATAGGATGGTTATCTAAAGGTAAAGGGGCTTTAAGTTATTTTATTTTAATGATTTTATTTATTCCTTTTGTTTTTAATTTATTTAAGATAGCTGGTGATATGTATAAAGTTTTAAAGCCTATTAATTATGAAAGTTTTGTTTTATCATCAGGTCTTTCTATAACAAGTATGCTTATATTTGTATTTGGAATTATATCTTCAATAACTATATATTATTTTTCCAATGATTTAGAATCTCTTATATCGTTACCATTTAAGCCGTGGGAAATAGTAATAAGCAAATTTTTTAGTATTCTTATATATATGTATATTGTAGCTTTAATTGCATATACACCTTCTATTTTAGCATATGGCTTAAATGAGGGTATAACTATTACGTACATTATATATTCAATTATAGTATTTATATTTTTACCTATAATACCTCTTACCATAGGAGGAATTATAGCAATAGTCATAATGAGTTTTACGTCTGTGGTTAAAAATAAAGATAGGTTTAGAATGGTTAGTGGGATGATTACATTTATCATAGTTATGGCTATTAATATTAATATGCAAAGCTTTGAAAACTTGAGTAGTGGTAATAGAAGTATCCAATCCTTGGTGAATAATAAGGGTAATTCTATATTTTCAATTGTTAATAAAGTTATACCTACAAATATGTTTGCTATAAAAAGCTTAACTTTTAGTTCAAAGCTTCTAGGATTTTTAAATATTATTTTATTTATATCTGTATCCATACTTGCTATATACATTTTTTTAGGAATTGCTCAAAGGTTGTATTTTAAGGGTCCTATAGGAAGCGGTGAAACTAGCGGGAAGAGAAAGGTGTTAACTTCTAAGGAGTTTGCAAAGAATACTCTAAGAAGGACTTCTTATCATTCATATTTGTTAAAGGAAATAAGGCTTATATTTAGAAATCCAACGTATTTTATGAATTGTGTTTTAATGAACTTTATTTTCCCTTTATTTTTTATAATCCCTATATTAGCAAATGGGGAAGGATTTAAATATTTAAAACAGGCAAGAGGGATATTAAAGGTGGGTTCACCACATTTGAGTCTTGTTTTAGCTATATCATTAGCATGGAGTTTTGTTATTTGTACCATGGGCCCTGTTGCTGTTACTAGTATTTCAAGGGAAGGTAAAGAAATTATATTAAGTAAATTTATACCGGTAGATTATAGTATACAATTGTTTGCTAAACTTTCTTCAGGAATATTAATTAACTTGGTAGGATGTGTTATAAGTTTAGTTATGTTTATAGTAATTTTTATGCCAAATATAAAAATTATATTATCTACATGTCTTATTATGTTCTTGGGAGTAGTTTTTGCAAACTTAATTGGGATATTAATAGATATATTACATCCTAAACTTATATGGGATAATGAGCAGAAGGCTGTAAAACAAAATATGAACGTGCTTATTTATATGCTAGTAATGTTTTTAATAGCTTCAATACCTATTTTTATGGTGTTTATGCTAAGTTTATCTTACTGCAAAGCTGTTTTAGTATTTACCATACCAGTAATTATATTAGACATATTACTATGGATGGGAGTAAAAAAGATAGGAAACAATAAGATATCTAAGTTAGAATTATAG
- a CDS encoding ABC transporter ATP-binding protein: MINIVDVEKSYNGKDKVIEKLNLVIPDGKIFGFLGPNGAGKTTTIKMITGIINPDKGSINIGGNDIIKKPLEAKKSFGFVPDNPDIFLRLKGIEYLNFMGDIYEVPEEIRKNRIESLCERFDMKKALGDKIQSYSHGMRQKIVIMGVLIHDPDIWILDEPLTGLDPKSSFILKEMMREHAKSGKTVLFSTHVLEVAEKLCDIVAIINKGKVLYCGDLETLRRDYKENESLENIFLELTKNE, encoded by the coding sequence ATGATAAATATAGTAGATGTGGAAAAATCCTATAATGGTAAGGATAAGGTTATAGAAAAATTAAACCTTGTAATACCAGATGGGAAGATATTTGGTTTTTTAGGTCCTAACGGAGCAGGGAAGACTACCACCATAAAAATGATTACAGGTATTATAAATCCTGATAAAGGTAGTATAAATATAGGGGGTAATGACATCATAAAAAAACCCTTAGAGGCAAAAAAGAGTTTTGGTTTTGTACCAGATAATCCAGATATATTTTTGAGATTAAAAGGAATTGAATATCTAAATTTTATGGGAGATATCTATGAGGTACCAGAAGAGATAAGAAAAAATAGGATAGAATCCTTATGTGAAAGATTTGATATGAAAAAAGCACTTGGGGATAAAATTCAAAGTTATTCTCACGGTATGAGACAAAAGATAGTTATTATGGGAGTTTTAATCCATGATCCTGACATATGGATATTAGATGAACCTTTGACTGGTCTTGATCCAAAGTCATCTTTTATTTTAAAAGAAATGATGAGAGAACATGCGAAATCTGGAAAAACTGTTTTATTCTCAACCCACGTTTTAGAAGTAGCAGAAAAATTATGTGATATAGTTGCCATTATAAATAAAGGAAAAGTATTATATTGCGGCGATTTAGAAACTTTAAGAAGAGATTACAAAGAAAATGAATCCTTAGAAAACATTTTCTTGGAGCTTACTAAAAATGAATAA
- a CDS encoding spore maturation protein, which yields MGVTNNLVSLIIGCVVVIGILKGVRVYECFIEGAKEGINICLNIFPYLLAMILAVAIIRESGLLDGVIKVLNKVTSIFNLPSEVLPLVLIKPLSGSGALGVFTDIIKSHGPDTYIGILASIIMGTTETIFYTISIYYGSVKIKKIRHTLWAAILADIVAIISAIYFTQLLLK from the coding sequence ATGGGGGTTACAAATAACTTAGTATCACTAATTATTGGGTGTGTAGTGGTTATAGGGATATTAAAGGGTGTCAGGGTCTATGAATGTTTTATAGAAGGTGCTAAAGAAGGTATAAATATTTGTTTGAATATATTCCCTTATCTATTAGCTATGATTTTAGCGGTTGCTATAATAAGAGAGTCAGGACTTTTGGATGGAGTTATAAAGGTTTTGAATAAAGTAACATCTATATTTAATTTGCCTTCAGAAGTACTTCCATTAGTGCTAATAAAGCCTTTATCTGGAAGTGGTGCTTTAGGAGTATTTACAGATATTATAAAAAGTCATGGACCTGATACTTATATAGGTATACTTGCGTCCATAATAATGGGAACAACGGAAACTATATTTTACACTATATCTATATATTATGGTTCAGTAAAAATAAAGAAAATAAGACATACACTTTGGGCGGCTATACTTGCAGATATAGTAGCTATAATTTCAGCTATTTACTTTACTCAGCTGCTATTAAAATGA
- a CDS encoding nucleoside recognition domain-containing protein, with amino-acid sequence MINIIWFFLIVSGIGFGIFNGRGEIVSKAIVNSAGSTVQLIINLVGILALWCGVIKILQESGVMRGIAKLLKPVLKVIFRDEARSEKAMEAIIMNLSANMMGVSNAATPAGIKAMEEMQKLNPDKSKASNDMVLFLVLNATCIQLLPTTIISVRAAYNSKNPAIIILPAIISTAIASIAGIVFCKILQKYF; translated from the coding sequence ATGATTAATATTATTTGGTTTTTTTTAATTGTTAGTGGTATAGGTTTTGGAATATTTAATGGACGAGGTGAAATTGTATCTAAGGCTATCGTAAACTCAGCTGGTTCAACAGTTCAACTTATAATAAATTTAGTTGGTATATTGGCTTTATGGTGTGGGGTTATAAAGATACTTCAGGAAAGTGGAGTTATGAGAGGGATAGCTAAATTATTGAAGCCTGTATTAAAAGTAATATTTAGGGATGAGGCAAGAAGTGAAAAAGCAATGGAGGCTATAATTATGAACTTATCTGCTAATATGATGGGTGTATCTAATGCGGCTACCCCAGCCGGTATAAAAGCTATGGAAGAGATGCAAAAATTAAACCCAGATAAAAGTAAAGCATCTAATGATATGGTTTTATTTTTGGTGTTAAACGCTACTTGTATTCAATTATTGCCTACAACTATTATTTCTGTTAGAGCAGCATATAATTCTAAAAATCCAGCGATAATAATTCTTCCAGCTATTATATCTACAGCTATTGCATCGATTGCGGGTATAGTCTTTTGTAAGATATTGCAAAAATATTTTTAG
- a CDS encoding metal-binding protein translates to MIHKETMVYIESEYSIIHETPCEFCGKNFKIEDMSVEFIEGTPHHFCYCTCNNCGNEKMFVFLAPYFKKEELIQYTVNGLLN, encoded by the coding sequence ATGATTCATAAAGAAACTATGGTATACATAGAAAGTGAATATTCAATAATCCATGAAACCCCTTGTGAGTTTTGTGGCAAAAATTTCAAAATAGAGGACATGTCTGTAGAATTTATAGAGGGTACTCCTCATCATTTCTGTTACTGTACTTGCAATAACTGTGGTAACGAAAAAATGTTTGTATTTCTAGCTCCTTACTTCAAAAAGGAAGAATTAATACAATATACTGTAAATGGTTTATTAAATTAA
- a CDS encoding sensor histidine kinase, giving the protein MNAFIEGLSSIIKPVNKSKVILPFTKEKNYKIDLCRVINETFKKIDKEIEKFNIHNEDFEVNQKLLDSIMYIGRFTSFEETISILKIYKKVLNMGVMNSVNLNCYKKLKKINLHNDFFDNLEQIAYKKYYKEFYNFADFNEITKKASMLIFAYSGDKLKYINSVAEECIGYSLFELQSNGLESICCPSYSKILTRLRLSANNCSKPVKDEIKIKDKSGNFKWIYIIKGDINTGSEDSTIIFAFDITEKKRMQQELVKSEKRYKTVLDLMPDALFICEEEKIVYTNNSGIEMLGGDSLEKIKDKSFYEFFNYNRDSKSKVKVRVSDLENKKDNKTIKIKLKRKKDRRNLNLEIKCALIPYKGKKALLSIVRDITESNKIDRLQKKVLEKTLLLKQARELDKIKSEIFSNISHEIRTPLNIIFSANQFMIKLIQEDIEVEQKKDKLREYINMSMQNSYRILRLVNNIIDLSRVELGYMPLELKCYNIVEVVEDITMAVSNYLHDREVNLVFDTNVEEKYMYFDLDKIKRVMLNLLSNAIKFSGRGSEVLVNLNASKNKVVISVKDNGIGIPKNKQKEIFKIFTQVDKSFSRMAEGTGVGLSVVNAFVKMHSGRVYVNSEFGGGSEFVIDIPCSKYSLKEEEKINNLNLVEEKDMLSIEFSDIYNN; this is encoded by the coding sequence TTGAATGCTTTTATAGAGGGATTAAGTAGTATTATAAAGCCAGTTAATAAAAGTAAGGTTATATTGCCATTTACAAAAGAAAAAAATTATAAAATTGATTTATGCCGTGTTATAAATGAAACTTTCAAAAAAATAGATAAGGAAATAGAAAAGTTTAATATACATAATGAAGATTTTGAAGTTAATCAAAAATTATTAGACTCTATAATGTACATAGGTAGATTTACATCTTTTGAAGAGACAATCAGTATATTGAAGATTTATAAAAAGGTTCTAAATATGGGTGTTATGAACTCAGTAAATTTAAATTGTTATAAAAAATTAAAAAAGATTAATTTGCATAATGATTTTTTTGATAATTTAGAACAAATAGCTTACAAAAAATATTATAAAGAGTTTTATAATTTTGCGGATTTTAATGAAATAACTAAAAAGGCTTCTATGCTTATCTTCGCATATTCAGGTGATAAGTTGAAGTATATTAATTCCGTAGCGGAAGAATGTATAGGGTATAGTTTATTTGAGTTACAGTCAAACGGGCTAGAAAGTATATGTTGTCCGAGCTATTCTAAAATTTTAACAAGATTAAGATTGTCGGCAAATAACTGTAGTAAACCGGTTAAAGACGAAATAAAGATAAAAGATAAAAGTGGTAATTTTAAGTGGATATACATAATTAAAGGTGATATAAACACAGGATCAGAAGATAGTACCATAATTTTTGCCTTTGATATTACAGAAAAGAAACGTATGCAGCAAGAATTGGTTAAAAGTGAAAAAAGATATAAAACAGTATTAGATCTTATGCCAGATGCCTTATTTATTTGTGAGGAAGAGAAAATTGTTTATACTAACAATTCTGGTATTGAGATGTTGGGTGGGGATTCCTTAGAAAAAATTAAGGACAAATCCTTTTATGAATTTTTTAACTATAATAGAGATAGTAAAAGTAAAGTAAAAGTAAGGGTTAGTGATTTAGAAAATAAGAAAGATAATAAAACTATTAAGATAAAATTAAAAAGAAAAAAGGATAGAAGAAACCTGAATTTAGAAATTAAGTGTGCGCTTATACCTTACAAAGGTAAAAAGGCTTTGTTAAGTATAGTGAGAGATATTACGGAGAGTAATAAGATAGATAGACTTCAAAAAAAAGTTTTAGAGAAAACGTTACTGTTAAAACAGGCTAGAGAACTTGATAAAATAAAATCAGAAATTTTTAGCAATATATCTCATGAAATTAGAACACCTCTAAATATAATTTTTTCTGCTAATCAGTTTATGATAAAACTTATACAGGAAGATATAGAAGTAGAACAGAAAAAGGATAAATTAAGAGAATACATAAACATGTCGATGCAAAATTCCTATAGAATATTAAGATTAGTTAATAATATTATTGATCTTAGCAGAGTGGAGCTTGGATATATGCCTTTAGAGTTAAAATGTTATAATATTGTAGAGGTTGTGGAGGATATCACAATGGCTGTATCTAATTATTTACATGATAGAGAAGTTAATTTGGTATTCGATACTAATGTGGAAGAAAAATATATGTACTTTGATTTAGATAAAATTAAACGAGTGATGTTGAATTTATTATCTAATGCAATAAAGTTTTCTGGAAGAGGAAGTGAAGTCTTAGTAAACTTAAATGCTAGTAAAAATAAGGTTGTCATTTCTGTAAAAGATAATGGAATAGGAATACCTAAAAATAAACAAAAAGAGATATTTAAAATATTTACTCAAGTAGATAAGTCTTTTAGCAGGATGGCTGAAGGTACGGGAGTTGGATTATCTGTAGTTAATGCTTTTGTCAAAATGCATAGTGGTAGAGTTTATGTAAATAGCGAATTCGGAGGAGGAAGTGAATTTGTTATAGATATTCCTTGTAGTAAGTATAGTTTAAAAGAAGAAGAAAAAATAAATAATTTGAATTTAGTAGAAGAAAAAGATATGCTTAGTATAGAGTTTTCTGATATATATAATAATTAA
- a CDS encoding YitT family protein produces the protein MNKSNLNKTCYDYILIMIGVSIAAFGVNQFLVPANLVIGGLAGLAIVIEHITKATIGYGVPLWMSNIIINIPLFAISIKQRGLKFGTKSMFAAMYFSVALWYTEFIPRVLINENLFLSSIYGAISLGAGVGLVLRASATTGGSDMAASIIQYKFESLTIAKIMMFIDSTIILMGAIVFGVERAMYALVSVYVVSKVVSTIVEGVNFAKAVLIISNKSTEISESVASKLKRGSTYIKGRGMYTKVEKDMLFIVVSQKQIVSLRKIVKDIDPKAFITVSDVREALGEGFMKL, from the coding sequence ATGAACAAAAGTAATCTTAACAAAACGTGTTATGATTATATATTAATCATGATAGGAGTAAGTATAGCTGCTTTTGGGGTTAATCAGTTTTTAGTCCCTGCGAACTTAGTAATTGGTGGATTAGCTGGACTTGCTATTGTAATTGAACACATTACTAAGGCTACTATAGGATATGGTGTACCTCTTTGGATGAGCAATATAATAATTAATATTCCTTTATTTGCTATAAGTATAAAACAAAGGGGACTTAAATTCGGTACAAAATCTATGTTTGCGGCGATGTACTTCTCTGTAGCACTGTGGTATACAGAATTTATTCCGAGGGTTCTAATTAATGAAAATTTATTTCTATCCTCTATTTATGGCGCAATATCTTTGGGGGCTGGAGTAGGATTGGTGCTTAGAGCCTCAGCTACAACAGGTGGAAGTGATATGGCAGCTAGTATTATACAGTATAAATTTGAGTCTTTAACTATTGCTAAAATAATGATGTTTATAGACTCTACTATTATACTAATGGGAGCTATTGTTTTTGGGGTTGAAAGGGCTATGTATGCATTGGTTTCCGTTTATGTGGTATCTAAAGTGGTTTCTACTATAGTAGAGGGTGTAAATTTTGCTAAGGCTGTACTAATTATTTCTAACAAATCTACTGAGATATCAGAGAGTGTAGCATCTAAACTAAAAAGGGGTTCTACATATATAAAAGGAAGAGGAATGTATACTAAAGTAGAAAAAGATATGCTCTTTATTGTAGTATCACAAAAACAGATTGTATCTTTGAGGAAGATTGTAAAGGACATTGATCCTAAGGCTTTTATTACTGTAAGTGATGTTAGAGAGGCTTTGGGAGAAGGGTTTATGAAATTATAA
- the pruA gene encoding L-glutamate gamma-semialdehyde dehydrogenase: MLMPYKNEPFTNFSLKENQDAMLEALKLIDSEKGKHFPLVINGEKIDTDEKIVSKNPSNFNEVIGTTAKATVELAEKAVQSALTAFESWKNVCPAERANYLFNVAAIMRRRKHEFSALLVEEAGKIWAEADADTAEAIDFLEYYGRQMLSYAKGMEITPIPNELNECRYIPLGVGLVVAPWNFPLAILVGMTAAAIVTGNTVIMKPASTTPIIAAKFMEVLEEIRLPKGVVNFLPGPGGAVGDYLTSHPQIRFINFTGSMDVGLRINRMAAEMAPGQKWIKRVVAEMGGKDFILVDSEADLDAAAKAIVASAFGFQGQKCSACSRAIIVEDVYDEVVAKVVEETKKLKVGQAREYGVNVSPVIDEKAYNKILEYIEIGKGEGRLLAGGEKAGENGYFIAPTVIADIDRNARIAQEEIFGPVVAIIKAKDFEDGISIANGTVYGLTGAFFSKNRCKVEKAKRELHAGNLYINRKCTGALVGVEPFGGFNMSGTDSKAGGADYLLLFLQAKTIGEVF; this comes from the coding sequence ATGTTAATGCCGTATAAAAATGAGCCATTTACTAATTTTTCTTTAAAAGAAAATCAAGATGCTATGTTAGAAGCTTTAAAATTAATCGATAGTGAAAAGGGTAAACACTTTCCACTTGTAATAAATGGAGAAAAAATAGATACTGATGAAAAAATAGTATCTAAAAACCCATCAAACTTCAATGAGGTTATAGGAACTACAGCTAAGGCTACAGTTGAACTTGCTGAAAAAGCTGTTCAATCTGCTTTAACTGCTTTTGAATCTTGGAAAAATGTTTGTCCTGCAGAAAGAGCTAATTATCTTTTCAATGTAGCGGCAATAATGAGACGTCGTAAACATGAATTCTCAGCTTTACTTGTAGAAGAAGCTGGTAAGATTTGGGCTGAAGCTGATGCTGATACTGCAGAAGCTATTGATTTCTTAGAGTACTATGGAAGACAAATGTTAAGCTATGCAAAGGGAATGGAAATCACACCAATTCCTAATGAATTAAATGAATGTAGATATATACCACTTGGAGTGGGATTAGTTGTTGCACCTTGGAACTTCCCATTAGCTATTTTAGTAGGTATGACAGCAGCTGCGATAGTAACAGGAAATACTGTTATCATGAAACCAGCGAGTACAACTCCAATCATAGCTGCTAAGTTTATGGAAGTTTTAGAAGAGATAAGATTACCAAAAGGTGTTGTTAACTTCTTACCAGGACCAGGAGGAGCTGTTGGTGATTATTTAACTTCACATCCACAAATTAGATTTATAAACTTTACAGGATCAATGGATGTAGGTTTAAGAATAAACAGAATGGCAGCTGAAATGGCTCCAGGACAAAAATGGATTAAACGTGTTGTAGCTGAAATGGGTGGTAAAGACTTCATATTAGTAGACAGCGAAGCTGATTTAGATGCAGCTGCAAAAGCTATCGTTGCTTCAGCATTCGGATTCCAAGGCCAAAAATGTTCAGCTTGTTCAAGAGCTATTATAGTTGAAGATGTTTATGATGAAGTTGTAGCTAAAGTTGTAGAAGAGACAAAGAAATTAAAAGTTGGCCAAGCTAGGGAGTATGGGGTAAATGTATCTCCTGTTATAGATGAAAAGGCTTACAATAAGATTTTAGAATATATTGAAATAGGTAAAGGTGAAGGAAGACTTTTAGCTGGTGGAGAAAAAGCTGGCGAAAATGGATACTTTATAGCACCTACAGTTATAGCTGATATTGATAGAAATGCAAGAATAGCTCAAGAAGAAATCTTTGGACCAGTAGTTGCTATAATTAAGGCTAAAGATTTTGAAGATGGTATATCTATTGCTAATGGAACTGTTTATGGATTAACAGGAGCATTCTTCTCTAAGAATAGATGCAAGGTTGAAAAAGCTAAAAGAGAGTTACATGCAGGAAATCTTTACATTAATAGAAAGTGTACAGGAGCACTTGTAGGTGTTGAACCATTTGGTGGATTCAACATGTCAGGAACTGATTCTAAAGCAGGTGGCGCTGATTACTTATTATTATTCTTACAGGCTAAAACTATTGGGGAAGTATTTTAA
- a CDS encoding basic amino acid/polyamine antiporter, translating to MSEDKGKLGLWMLILIGIGSMIGGGIFNSPTDMIQVANPQAAIIAWIIGGVGIIGLALVFSMLANKKPELTGGIYTYAREGFGEFAGFNSAWGYWISAWLGNVAFIVLLFKTLGDLVGGLNPLISFILGSLFLWAVYFMQMRGTKNTGAINSIVTVAKLIPIFLAIVLGILVFKGGIFFVPNWKNVLASTGGKTNVLTQISRSMGTILWSFVGVEAAAVLSERAKSQKIVSKAIITSLLVTLAIYMLVSLITMGVVEAKALGKSVTPFADLLGNTIIGKSGALIAKLGLIISLVGAFISWVMLAAEIPYLVAKDGSMPKWFSELNENGTPRNSLLVTTICTQIFIFALLSNSFQKAYFIIYSIATTSIVIPYLFSALYGLKISFTDGFTTRDKVISIIASVYTVYVVYAIGITYLGLTIILYALGIYIYIRSSKENGKEISKNDKLAMLIITLIAIFMLVMLLTGRIKI from the coding sequence ATGAGTGAAGATAAAGGTAAATTAGGTTTATGGATGCTAATCTTGATTGGAATAGGATCAATGATTGGGGGAGGTATTTTTAATAGTCCTACGGATATGATTCAAGTAGCTAACCCTCAAGCAGCTATTATTGCTTGGATTATAGGTGGGGTAGGTATTATAGGGTTAGCACTTGTTTTTAGTATGCTTGCCAATAAAAAACCTGAGCTTACAGGTGGTATATATACTTATGCTAGGGAAGGATTTGGTGAGTTTGCTGGTTTCAATTCTGCTTGGGGATATTGGATAAGTGCATGGCTTGGAAATGTAGCCTTTATAGTGTTATTGTTCAAAACATTGGGTGATTTAGTTGGGGGATTAAATCCTTTAATATCATTTATATTAGGTAGTTTATTTTTATGGGCTGTGTATTTCATGCAAATGAGGGGGACTAAAAATACAGGTGCTATTAATTCTATAGTAACTGTGGCTAAATTAATTCCTATATTCTTAGCAATTGTTTTAGGAATATTAGTTTTTAAGGGGGGTATATTCTTTGTACCTAATTGGAAAAATGTTTTAGCCTCTACAGGAGGAAAAACCAATGTATTAACTCAAATTAGTCGTTCTATGGGAACTATATTATGGAGTTTTGTTGGGGTAGAAGCAGCAGCTGTTTTATCAGAAAGAGCTAAGTCTCAAAAAATTGTATCTAAAGCTATAATAACCAGCTTGCTTGTAACCTTAGCTATATATATGTTAGTAAGTCTTATAACTATGGGAGTGGTTGAAGCAAAAGCATTGGGTAAATCTGTGACACCGTTTGCTGATCTTTTAGGGAACACAATTATTGGAAAGAGTGGAGCTTTAATCGCAAAGTTAGGACTTATAATTTCTCTTGTTGGAGCTTTTATAAGTTGGGTAATGCTAGCTGCTGAAATACCTTACTTAGTAGCTAAAGATGGAAGCATGCCAAAGTGGTTTAGTGAATTAAATGAAAATGGTACTCCTAGAAACTCTCTATTAGTTACTACTATATGTACTCAAATATTTATTTTTGCACTTTTATCAAACTCTTTTCAAAAAGCATATTTTATAATTTATAGTATTGCGACTACTTCTATAGTAATACCATATCTATTTTCGGCATTATATGGACTTAAAATATCTTTCACTGATGGATTTACAACTAGAGATAAGGTTATTTCTATTATAGCATCTGTATATACTGTATATGTAGTTTATGCCATAGGTATAACTTATTTAGGTTTAACTATTATTTTATATGCATTAGGAATATATATATATATAAGATCTTCTAAAGAAAATGGAAAAGAAATAAGCAAAAATGATAAGTTGGCTATGCTAATTATAACCTTAATAGCTATATTTATGTTGGTTATGCTTTTAACTGGTAGAATAAAAATATAA